In Campylobacter massiliensis, the DNA window AAAGGCGAAATTTGATCCGCCTATTTTTTGGTTTGTTTTAGCAGATTCATCTTCATCTCGTAGTAGTCCACACTCATATCGACGTAGTGTTTGTGCGGGTTTTCAAAGCGCTGTTCCTCTTGCCAAATTTCATTTTCGAGCTGCTCTTTTACGTGCTCTCTGATTTGCGCTAAATTTGCCTTTTCGCCCACGCGTTTGCCGTCTTTTACGACTAGATTTTGCAGCTGTTTTGCCGTGCAGCCCTCAAAATACAGCTCCTTCCACGGTTTTTCGGGATCTATGTAGCGGTAGGGTTTGGAAAGATCTGGCGTTTCGTCCGCGTTTGCGATGAGGTCGGCTATGGCTTGGCCGTTTTGGTAGATGCGCCAGACCTTTTTTATGCCCGGATTTGTCATCTTTTCTACTGCTTCTGATAGCTTGATGCGAGGGTTAAATTTGCCGCCATTCTCGACTGCGACAAGCTTATAAACCCCGCTAAAAATCGGATCGCTCTTAGAGGTTATCAGCCGTTCGCCCACGCCAAAGCCGTCTATCTGCCCGCCTTGAGCCAAGATTGAGGCGATGGTGTATTCATCCAGGCTGTTTGAGACCGTGATCTTGCAGTCCTGCAGCCCTGCGTCATCTAGCATCGAGCGCGTTTTTTTGGATAGATACGCTAGGTCGCCGGAGTCTAGCCTGACCGCTTTTAGGCGCTTACCGAGCGGTTCTAGCACCTCTTTTGCCGTTTTTATCGCGTTTGGCACGCCGCTATGCAGCACGTCGTAGGTATCTACGAGCAGTGAAGCGGAGTCGGGATAGAGCAGGGCGTAGCGCTTAAAGGCTTCAAATTCGTCGCCGAAATACATCACCCAGCTGTGCGCCATTGTGCCGGTCGTCGGTATACCGAAAGCCTTAGCCGCCAGCACCGTCGCCGTGCCGTCCGCGCCGCCGATATAGGCAGCTCTGGCGCCATATACGGCGGCGTCTAGGTTGTGAGCGCGCCTAGCACCGAAGTCAAACACGTTCCTGCCGTCCGCGGCCTTTACTATACGCCTAGCCTTGGTCGCGATGAGGCTTTGGTGGTTTATCTGCGATAGGATCGCGGTTTCTATGAGCTGCGCGTCAATAGGCGAGGCTACGACGGTCATAAAAGGCTCTTGCGGATAGATGATCGTACCCTCGGCAAATGCGTATATATCGCCTCTAAAGCGAAATTTACGCAGGTAATCCAAAAAATCCTCGCTAAATAAATTTAACGAGCGCAGGTAGCTCACGTCGCTCTTGTCAAAGTGTAAATTTTCTACATACTCTATGATCTGCTCAAGTCCCGCAAATATCGCAAAACCGCCGCCGTCGGGCACCTTGCGGTAAAAAACGTCAAACGCCACGCGCGGTTGATCCCCGCTTTTAAAATACCCCTCCGCCATCGTAAGCTCGTAAAGATCCATCACCATGCTGACATTTCTCGCGTCAAACTGCGTCATTTTTGCCCTTTCTCGTTAAAATTTGATAATGATATAACCCTGCGGCTTGCGAGACGCTGAAATTCGGCGGAACGGTTTTTAACAAATATATTATTTAATCTCATAATATTATCACTTTTTATCGGTTTTTAAGCTCGTTTAGCATATAGTTTTAAAGTTTTTATTTAAAGAAAATTTTTTATATTATCTTTATATTTTAAATTACTTTTTTGAGTTTTAACAATGACGAAATCTGTAAATTTAGGAGGATTTTATGAAGCAGGCTTTGCTTTTAAGCAGTTCGAGCTACAAAGATACGGGCTATCTTAGACACTGTAAAAACTGGATATACGACTTTTTAAAAGAGTGCGGAGTTTGGGACGAGCAGGTGCTTTTCATCCCGTACGCCGGAGTTCGCCGCACAAACGACGAGTACGAGCAAAAGGTCATCGACTGCCTAGAATACAAAAATATCGCGTCCATCCATAACTTTAGCGATCCAAAGCGCGCCGTAGCCGAAGCTAAAGCCATCTGTATCGGCGGCGGAAATACCTTTGCGCTGCTTTACTATCTTTATAAATTTGATCTAGTCGAAGCTATCAAGAAAAGAGTGGAGGCGGGAGTGCCGTATTTTGGCTGGAGCGCGGGCGCAAATGTCGCCGGAAGCACGATGATGACGACAAACGACATGCCTATCATCATGCCAAAAAGCTTTGACGCGTTAAATATATTCCCGCATCAGATAAATCCGCATTTTATCAGCGGCAAGATCGCCGGACACAACGGCGAAAGCAGGGAGGAGAGGCTGGAGGAGTTTTTGATAGTAAATCAAAAAAGCCTGATCTACGCGCTGCCTGAAGGCACGGCTCTAAGGATAAAGGGCGAAAACGCGGCCGTGATGGGCATGGAAAATAGCCCCGTCTTAAAAATGGCGTATCAAAA includes these proteins:
- a CDS encoding nicotinate phosphoribosyltransferase, which translates into the protein MTQFDARNVSMVMDLYELTMAEGYFKSGDQPRVAFDVFYRKVPDGGGFAIFAGLEQIIEYVENLHFDKSDVSYLRSLNLFSEDFLDYLRKFRFRGDIYAFAEGTIIYPQEPFMTVVASPIDAQLIETAILSQINHQSLIATKARRIVKAADGRNVFDFGARRAHNLDAAVYGARAAYIGGADGTATVLAAKAFGIPTTGTMAHSWVMYFGDEFEAFKRYALLYPDSASLLVDTYDVLHSGVPNAIKTAKEVLEPLGKRLKAVRLDSGDLAYLSKKTRSMLDDAGLQDCKITVSNSLDEYTIASILAQGGQIDGFGVGERLITSKSDPIFSGVYKLVAVENGGKFNPRIKLSEAVEKMTNPGIKKVWRIYQNGQAIADLIANADETPDLSKPYRYIDPEKPWKELYFEGCTAKQLQNLVVKDGKRVGEKANLAQIREHVKEQLENEIWQEEQRFENPHKHYVDMSVDYYEMKMNLLKQTKK
- the pepE gene encoding dipeptidase PepE, whose product is MKQALLLSSSSYKDTGYLRHCKNWIYDFLKECGVWDEQVLFIPYAGVRRTNDEYEQKVIDCLEYKNIASIHNFSDPKRAVAEAKAICIGGGNTFALLYYLYKFDLVEAIKKRVEAGVPYFGWSAGANVAGSTMMTTNDMPIIMPKSFDALNIFPHQINPHFISGKIAGHNGESREERLEEFLIVNQKSLIYALPEGTALRIKGENAAVMGMENSPVLKMAYQKETELIKVGDSFKF